A segment of the Paracoccus suum genome:
CGTCAGCGGGGGTGCCAGCGACGGCCGACTTGAGGTCGTTAAGGCTTTTGATGTCGTCGGCCATGGTCACGCGCTCCGGGTGTTCTTGGCGTTCATGGACTTGACGTCCAGAACTTCGGGCTGCTGGGCTTCGTGCGGATGCTCGGCGCCGGCATAGACGCGCAGGTTGGTCATCTGCTGCTTGCCCAGCTTGTTGCGGCTGATCATGCGCTCGACGGCTTTGGTCACGACGCGCTCGGGGTGGGCGCCTTCCAGCACTTGGCGGGCGGTGCGGAACTTGATCCCGCCCGGATGGCCGGTGTGCCAGTAGTAGCGCTTGTCGTCGCGCTTGTTGCCGGTCATCTGCACCTTGTCGGCGTTGATGATGATCACGTTGTCGCCCATGTCCATGTGCGGCGTGAAAGTGGCTTTGTGCTTGCCGCGCAGACGGGTGGCGACGATGACGGCGAGGCGGCCCAGAACGACGCCCTCGGCGTCAATCAGGATCCACTTCTTGTCGATGTCCGCAGGCTTGGCGGTATAGGTTTTCATTGCTCTCAGACCCTTCGGGGCAGCGTTCCATTTCGGGATGCGGCTGTATCGTGGATCGCGCTTCACGGGTCAAGCGGCAGAGGCGCTATTAAATTGCATTAAAACATGGTGTTACAAGATAGGTAATATAATACCTATTCAGAAGCGCTTGCTTTAGCGGTCTCGCGGCGGGATCGAGTAGGTCATCGAGGCCCGGGCCAGGATTGCCTCGTCCCCTTCGGCGCGAACCAATCCGTCGGCCACGGCCAAGCTGCGCCCCAGCTTCAAAAGGCGCGTCTCGACCAGCAGATCGCGGCCGGCCCTAGGCTTGCGCATAAAGTCGATCGAGGCGTTGGTCGTCACCGCCAGACCCACCGGCCCGATGCGCGACAAGATCAGCAGGTAGACCGCCAGGTCCACCAGCCCGAACATCGACGGCCCCGAGACTGTCCCACCCGGCCGCAGATGCTGCGGTCCTGCGATCATCCGGCAGATCAGTCCCGCCTCATCCACGGCCTCGACCCGGTAGTCATTCGCCACTTGCGGAAAATCGCTCGCCAGAAAGGCGTTCAGCGCCGCCGCGTCCATCCGCACCATGCTTGTCCCGGCCACTGCCCCGCACACAGCCTCGCCGCTCGCGCGGCGCGGTGCAAGTCAGCCGAGCAGGGCGAGCGAGGGGAACGTTTCCAGAAGCCAATAGGAGAATGCGCTGAAGGCACCGGTCAGCAACGCCACGCCGACAAGGACCAGCAACGCGCCCATCACCCGCTCGATCACGCCCATCCACGGCTTGATGCGGTTCATCAGCCCGATCGCGCGGCTGATGAAGATCGCCGACAGGATGAACGGGATGCCGAGGCCGAGCGCATAGACCGCCAGCAGCGCAGTGCCTCGGCCCGTCGCGCCGCTCTGGGCGGCCAGCGACAGGATCATGCCGAGCTGCGGGCCGATGCACGGCGTCCAGCCAAAGGCAAAGGCAAGGCCCAGCAAATAGGCGCCGATGGCGCCCCCACCCTTGGCGCCAGCGTCGATCCGCGCTTCGCGGTCCAGCACGGGGATGCGGAACAGGCGCAGGAAATGCAGTCCCAGGATGATGACCATCACGCCCGA
Coding sequences within it:
- the rplM gene encoding 50S ribosomal protein L13, coding for MKTYTAKPADIDKKWILIDAEGVVLGRLAVIVATRLRGKHKATFTPHMDMGDNVIIINADKVQMTGNKRDDKRYYWHTGHPGGIKFRTARQVLEGAHPERVVTKAVERMISRNKLGKQQMTNLRVYAGAEHPHEAQQPEVLDVKSMNAKNTRSA
- a CDS encoding cytochrome c biogenesis CcdA family protein, whose product is MDAIDLASSGFLPAALVALAAGLLSFLSPCVLPIVPPYLAYMTGVGVNGLKTRERSAVLPALFFVMGLSTVFLIMGAAASTLGRAFLQQQIWLSRASGVMVIILGLHFLRLFRIPVLDREARIDAGAKGGGAIGAYLLGLAFAFGWTPCIGPQLGMILSLAAQSGATGRGTALLAVYALGLGIPFILSAIFISRAIGLMNRIKPWMGVIERVMGALLVLVGVALLTGAFSAFSYWLLETFPSLALLG
- a CDS encoding PaaI family thioesterase encodes the protein MVRMDAAALNAFLASDFPQVANDYRVEAVDEAGLICRMIAGPQHLRPGGTVSGPSMFGLVDLAVYLLILSRIGPVGLAVTTNASIDFMRKPRAGRDLLVETRLLKLGRSLAVADGLVRAEGDEAILARASMTYSIPPRDR